The Triticum dicoccoides isolate Atlit2015 ecotype Zavitan chromosome 6A, WEW_v2.0, whole genome shotgun sequence genome has a window encoding:
- the LOC119317980 gene encoding protein SRG1-like yields MVRTTVQELAAAVEEPPRQYVVHERDQDHLLAADEMPDPIPLIDLGRLTAADEAHKLREALQTWGLFLVTNHGIEESLMDAMMSASRDFFRQPSEEKHKCSNLKDGGRHLEVEGYGNDKVVIPQDQGLSWNDRLHLRVEPEDERNFAKWPTHPESFRDVLLEYATRTKRIRDLILRSIAKILDLDEDYFVNQISNKARGFARFNYYPPCPRPDLVLGMRPHSDVGLLTILSVDHDVGGLQVQRDGKWYNVPAKPYTLVINLADCMEIMCNGIFMSPVHRVVTNAKKERLSLGVFYVVDGEMVLEPAPGLLDDERPPRYGKFKANDFGFSFD; encoded by the exons ATGGTGCGGACGACGGTGCAGGAGCTGGCGGCGGCCGTCGAGGAGCCGCCGCGGCAGTACGTGGTGCACGAGCGAGACCAAGACCACCTGCTGGCCGCCGACGAGATGCCGGACCCCATCCCTCTCATCGACCTTGGCCGGCTCACGGCTGCCGACGAGGCCCACAAGCTCCGGGAGGCCCTACAGACCTGGGGCCTCTTCCTG GTCACCAACCATGGAATTGAGGAGTCTCTTATGGACGCCATGATGAGCGCGTCGAGGGACTTCTTCCGGCAGCCGTCTGAAGAAAAGCACAAATGTAGCAACCTGAAAGATGGCGGCAGGCACTTGGAGGTGGAAGGCTATGGAAATGACAAAGTGGTAATCCCCCAGGATCAGGGCCTCAGCTGGAACGACCGGTTGCATTTGAGAGTGGAGCCGGAAGATGAGAGGAATTTTGCCAAGTGGCCCACCCACCCGGAATCTTTCAG GGATGTGCTACTTGAGTACGCAACAAGAACCAAGAGAATAAGAGATCTTATCTTGCGATCAATAGCCAAGATCCTGGACCTTGATGAGGATTACTTCGTCAACCAAATATCAAACAAGGCTCGTGGGTTTGCTAGGTTCAACTACTACCCCCCATGTCCGAGACCTGACctagttttgggcatgaggcctcaCTCTGATGTTGGTCTCCTTACCATCCTTTCTGTCGACCACGACGTCGGTGGCTTGCAAGTTCAGAGAGATGGGAAATGGTATAATGTTCCAGCCAAGCCTTATACTTTGGTGATTAACTTAGCTGACTGCATGGAG ATAATGTGCAACGGAATCTTCATGAGCCCAGTTCATAGGGTGGTGACGAATGCCAAGAAGGAGAGACTTTCACTGGGTGTGTTTTATGTTGTGGATGGCGAGATGGTGCTGGAGCCTGCGCCTGGTTTGCTGGATGACGAGCGACCACCAAGATATGGGAAATTCAAGGCCAATGATTTCGGTTTTTCTTTCGACTGA